One part of the Streptomyces ferrugineus genome encodes these proteins:
- a CDS encoding ABC transporter substrate-binding protein — protein sequence MRTRVLLGCLVLVLLLAGCGGGDGDGAGGRITLRFQSLAWQAESVEINRELVKEWNATHPDVEVEYVQGSWDSVHDQLLTSFEGGEAPDIIHDASDDLADFAYGGYLADLTGLLPERLKSDIPQRSWETTTFGGGIYGVPFLQEPRVIVANAKWLKEAGVRIPTPERPWSWPEFRSITAQLSGDGRYGVAWPLKEPVSATLNLSLSSGGQLFHRGADDKVTIRFEAADEVMPRTVHDQANTDRSASPTTLGSGGSDTLPGFFGGRYAMVPLGFSYRQQIVQQAPKGFDWQVLPAPAGADGLTQGVSPQTLSIAEDSPHQREAAEFIDFLLRPENMVRLALGDWMLPTGTQALKDPALHTTENDWATGTALAEHLRSAPAQSVRGYPEWKDKVATPALQEYYSGAIGLDELRERLEEDGNLVLARYQR from the coding sequence ATGCGTACCAGAGTGCTGTTGGGCTGCCTGGTGCTGGTCCTGCTGCTCGCCGGGTGCGGCGGCGGCGACGGTGACGGCGCCGGCGGCCGGATCACCCTGCGCTTCCAGTCCCTGGCCTGGCAGGCGGAGTCCGTCGAGATCAACAGGGAACTGGTCAAGGAGTGGAACGCCACCCATCCGGACGTCGAGGTCGAGTACGTCCAGGGCAGTTGGGACAGCGTCCACGACCAGCTGCTCACCTCCTTCGAGGGCGGCGAGGCCCCGGACATCATCCATGACGCCTCCGACGACCTCGCGGACTTCGCGTACGGCGGCTACCTCGCCGATCTGACCGGCCTGCTGCCCGAACGGCTCAAGTCCGACATCCCGCAGCGCAGTTGGGAGACGACGACCTTCGGGGGCGGGATCTACGGTGTGCCGTTCCTCCAGGAGCCACGGGTGATCGTCGCCAACGCGAAGTGGCTCAAGGAGGCCGGCGTACGCATCCCGACCCCCGAACGCCCATGGAGCTGGCCCGAGTTCAGAAGCATCACCGCACAGCTCAGCGGGGACGGCAGGTACGGCGTCGCCTGGCCGCTCAAGGAGCCCGTCTCCGCCACCCTCAACCTGTCGCTGTCGTCCGGCGGACAGCTCTTCCACCGGGGCGCCGACGACAAGGTCACCATCCGTTTCGAGGCCGCCGACGAGGTCATGCCGCGCACCGTCCACGACCAGGCCAACACCGATCGCAGCGCCTCGCCCACGACCCTCGGCAGCGGCGGTTCCGACACCCTGCCCGGCTTCTTCGGCGGCCGGTACGCGATGGTCCCGCTCGGCTTCTCCTACCGCCAGCAGATCGTGCAGCAGGCGCCGAAGGGCTTCGACTGGCAGGTGCTGCCGGCCCCGGCGGGCGCCGACGGGCTCACCCAGGGCGTCAGCCCGCAGACCCTGTCCATCGCCGAGGACAGCCCGCACCAGCGGGAGGCGGCCGAGTTCATCGACTTCCTGCTCCGGCCCGAGAACATGGTGCGGCTGGCGCTGGGCGACTGGATGCTGCCCACCGGAACCCAGGCGCTGAAGGACCCGGCCCTGCACACCACCGAGAACGACTGGGCCACCGGCACCGCCCTCGCCGAACACCTGCGCTCGGCGCCCGCGCAGTCGGTGCGCGGCTACCCGGAGTGGAAGGACAAGGTCGCCACACCCGCCCTCCAGGAGTACTACAGCGGCGCCATCGGCCTCGACGAACTGCGCGAGCGCCTGGAGGAGGACGGGAACCTGGTGCTGGCCCGCTATCAGCGCTGA
- a CDS encoding carbohydrate ABC transporter permease, which translates to MRTSRTGRAGQYLALLAYLLFLALPFLWLISTAFKPPRELGSLHPTWIPKDPTLANFRQAFDEQPLLHAALNSLTAALGAGLIAVLLATPMAYVMARHRTRLARAATGWVVVSQAFPLVLVIIPLFLVLKNLRLINSMPGLIMVYVVWALPFALWMLVGYVRAVPPELEEAAAVDGAGRLRTLVSVTAPLLAPGIAATGLFAFVTAWNEFFFALVLLKSPERQTLPVVLTHFIGAEGVADLGPLAAAAFLATLPSLVVFAVIQRRITGGMLAGAVKN; encoded by the coding sequence ATGAGGACCAGCCGGACCGGCCGCGCCGGGCAGTACCTCGCCCTGCTCGCCTACCTCCTCTTCCTCGCCCTCCCCTTCCTCTGGCTGATCTCCACCGCCTTCAAGCCGCCCCGCGAGCTCGGCAGCCTGCACCCCACCTGGATCCCGAAGGACCCCACCCTCGCCAACTTCCGCCAGGCCTTCGACGAGCAGCCCCTGCTGCACGCCGCCCTCAACTCCCTGACCGCCGCGCTCGGCGCCGGCCTGATCGCCGTACTCCTCGCGACCCCGATGGCCTACGTCATGGCCCGCCACCGCACCCGGCTCGCGCGGGCCGCGACCGGCTGGGTCGTCGTCAGCCAGGCGTTCCCCCTCGTGCTGGTGATCATCCCGCTGTTCCTGGTGCTGAAGAACCTGCGGCTGATCAACTCGATGCCGGGGCTGATCATGGTGTACGTGGTGTGGGCGCTGCCGTTCGCGCTGTGGATGCTCGTCGGGTACGTCCGTGCCGTGCCGCCCGAGTTGGAGGAGGCGGCGGCGGTCGACGGGGCCGGGCGGCTGCGCACCCTGGTGTCGGTGACCGCGCCGCTGCTGGCGCCGGGCATCGCGGCGACGGGGCTGTTCGCGTTCGTCACGGCGTGGAACGAGTTCTTCTTCGCGCTCGTGCTGCTGAAGTCCCCGGAGCGGCAGACGCTGCCGGTCGTCCTCACCCACTTCATCGGCGCGGAGGGCGTCGCGGACCTCGGCCCGCTGGCCGCCGCCGCGTTCCTCGCGACGCTGCCCTCGCTGGTGGTGTTCGCGGTCATCCAGCGACGGATCACGGGCGGCATGCTCGCCGGGGCGGTGAAGAACTGA
- a CDS encoding carbohydrate ABC transporter permease: MTSVTEAQRPVRAAPGTRGQRRVLDRGAWFLVLPALIPILILSVGPLLYGILLSFTDAQSGRTRATQWIGGLNFRDLLHDTLFWESFRIGLVWAVGVTVPQFLLALGLALLLNQDLRLRWLARALAIVPWAMPEVVVGVMWRLVYNPDAGILNETLRDLGLGGGRDWLSGLGTALPAVIVVGIWAGMPTTTVALLAGLQSTPRELHEAAAVDGAGAWRRFRTVTWPALRPVALSITALNLIWNFNSFALVYVLTSGGPGGRTRLPMLFAYEEAFRYGQFGYAAAMGCLMVAVISVLLAVFLAGRLRGGDQA; encoded by the coding sequence GTGACATCGGTGACCGAGGCGCAGCGGCCGGTGAGAGCCGCGCCCGGGACGCGAGGGCAGCGGCGGGTCCTGGATCGCGGCGCCTGGTTCCTGGTGCTCCCCGCGCTGATCCCCATCCTGATCCTGAGCGTCGGACCACTGCTCTACGGCATCCTGCTGTCCTTCACCGACGCCCAGTCCGGGCGCACCCGGGCCACCCAGTGGATCGGCGGCCTCAACTTCCGGGATCTGCTGCACGACACGCTGTTCTGGGAGTCGTTCCGGATCGGCCTGGTCTGGGCGGTCGGCGTCACCGTGCCGCAGTTCCTGCTCGCGCTCGGCCTCGCCCTCCTCCTCAACCAGGACCTGCGGCTGCGCTGGCTGGCCCGGGCCCTCGCGATCGTGCCGTGGGCCATGCCCGAGGTCGTCGTCGGCGTCATGTGGCGGCTGGTCTACAACCCCGACGCCGGCATCCTCAACGAGACACTCCGCGACCTCGGCCTCGGCGGCGGCCGCGACTGGCTCAGCGGGCTCGGCACCGCCCTGCCCGCCGTCATCGTCGTCGGTATCTGGGCGGGGATGCCGACCACGACGGTCGCCCTGCTCGCCGGCCTGCAGAGCACCCCGCGCGAACTGCACGAGGCGGCGGCGGTGGACGGCGCCGGCGCCTGGCGCCGCTTCCGCACCGTCACCTGGCCCGCCCTCAGACCCGTCGCCCTGTCCATCACCGCGCTCAACCTGATCTGGAACTTCAACTCCTTCGCCCTGGTCTACGTGCTCACCAGCGGCGGTCCCGGCGGCCGCACCCGGCTGCCCATGCTCTTCGCGTACGAAGAGGCCTTCCGCTACGGGCAGTTCGGCTACGCGGCGGCGATGGGATGCCTCATGGTCGCGGTGATCTCGGTACTCCTCGCCGTCTTCCTCGCCGGCCGGCTCAGGGGAGGTGATCAGGCATGA
- a CDS encoding phosphotransferase enzyme family protein, with the protein MDEARARDVLAAAEVLPGTARDARLLALGENAVFALGDLVVKVGRDAELLDRARRELDVAVWLEETGVPAVRAAEPKALLVERHPVTVWHRLPDPVRPAEPRDLAELLRVVHALPAPSFELPPRELLGGVERWLRLAGDAIDPADAAYLRERRDGFATAAAGLTPRLTPGPIHGDALPRNVHVGPDGPVLVDLETFSADLREHDLVVMALSRDRYGLPAAAYESFVEAYGWDVREWEGCAVLRGARETASCAWVAQHAPGNPKARDEFERRVASLRQGDATVRWHPF; encoded by the coding sequence ATGGACGAGGCACGGGCGCGGGACGTACTGGCCGCGGCGGAGGTGCTGCCCGGCACAGCGCGGGACGCGCGGCTGCTCGCCCTCGGTGAGAACGCGGTGTTCGCCCTCGGTGACCTGGTCGTCAAGGTGGGCCGCGACGCCGAACTCCTCGACCGGGCGCGGCGCGAACTGGACGTGGCGGTGTGGCTGGAGGAGACGGGCGTGCCGGCGGTACGGGCCGCCGAGCCGAAGGCACTGCTGGTGGAGAGGCACCCGGTGACCGTGTGGCACCGGCTGCCGGATCCGGTACGGCCCGCCGAGCCACGGGATTTGGCCGAACTGCTGCGGGTCGTGCACGCCCTGCCCGCCCCCTCCTTCGAACTGCCGCCGCGTGAGTTGCTGGGCGGGGTGGAGCGCTGGCTGCGCCTTGCGGGCGACGCGATCGATCCGGCGGACGCCGCGTATCTGCGGGAGCGGCGGGACGGTTTCGCCACCGCGGCGGCCGGGCTGACGCCCCGTCTGACGCCGGGCCCGATCCATGGGGACGCCCTGCCGCGCAATGTGCATGTGGGCCCGGACGGCCCGGTGCTGGTCGACCTGGAGACGTTCTCGGCCGATCTGCGCGAGCACGACCTGGTGGTCATGGCCCTCTCCCGGGACCGGTACGGACTGCCCGCGGCGGCTTACGAATCGTTCGTCGAGGCGTACGGCTGGGATGTACGGGAGTGGGAGGGGTGCGCGGTGCTGCGCGGCGCGCGGGAGACGGCGAGCTGCGCCTGGGTGGCCCAGCACGCGCCGGGCAATCCGAAGGCCCGGGACGAGTTCGAGCGGCGGGTGGCTTCGCTGCGGCAGGGGGATGCGACGGTGCGGTGGCATCCGTTCTGA
- a CDS encoding LysR family transcriptional regulator, with protein MDERQLRILRELGELGSVTAVAEALLVTPSAISQQLRLLQRAIPVPLTERRGRRLVLTDAGQALAGAAVEVETALARARHAVEEFVERPDGEVSVAAFHSAGAAFFPLLVGALAGPGRPVPRLADEDVPQEDFPRLTREYDIVLAHRLDHASPWPHTVAATTLLREPLDVAMPASHPLAAQRRVTPRDVADEPWITVHDGFPVLAVVEAIAAAAGRRLDLAHRINEFAVVAEVVAAGGGIALMPRWTVRPHPALVLRPLSGVQARRHIDALYRPERTARSAVRTVLSELRRAARDIQREPPQAAG; from the coding sequence ATGGACGAACGGCAGCTGCGGATCCTGCGGGAGCTCGGCGAACTGGGCAGTGTCACGGCGGTCGCCGAGGCACTGCTGGTGACGCCGTCGGCCATCTCCCAGCAGCTACGGCTGCTGCAGCGGGCGATCCCGGTGCCGCTCACCGAGCGTCGGGGCCGGCGCCTGGTGCTCACCGACGCCGGGCAGGCGCTGGCGGGCGCGGCCGTCGAGGTGGAGACGGCGCTGGCACGCGCCCGGCACGCCGTCGAGGAGTTCGTCGAGCGGCCGGACGGGGAGGTGTCGGTGGCGGCGTTCCACAGCGCGGGCGCCGCGTTCTTCCCGCTGCTCGTCGGCGCGCTGGCCGGACCGGGCAGACCGGTGCCGAGGCTCGCCGACGAGGACGTGCCCCAGGAGGACTTCCCCCGACTCACCCGCGAGTACGACATCGTCCTCGCCCACCGCCTCGACCACGCCTCGCCGTGGCCGCACACGGTGGCCGCGACGACACTGCTGCGCGAGCCACTGGACGTGGCGATGCCCGCCAGCCATCCCCTGGCCGCCCAACGCCGTGTCACCCCGCGCGACGTGGCCGACGAGCCGTGGATCACCGTGCACGACGGCTTCCCGGTCCTCGCGGTCGTCGAAGCCATCGCCGCAGCCGCCGGCCGCCGCCTCGATCTGGCCCATCGCATCAACGAGTTCGCGGTGGTGGCCGAGGTCGTGGCGGCCGGCGGCGGCATCGCCCTGATGCCGCGCTGGACGGTACGCCCGCACCCCGCCCTCGTCCTGCGCCCGCTGAGCGGCGTCCAGGCGCGACGCCACATCGACGCCCTGTACCGCCCGGAGCGCACGGCCAGGTCCGCGGTGCGCACCGTCCTGAGCGAACTACGCCGCGCCGCGCGCGACATCCAGAGAGAACCGCCGCAGGCGGCCGGCTGA
- a CDS encoding DMT family transporter: MSDVRRTDAVLLLVAIVWGSSYLSAQTATAALPVLLVLFARYALSAVACLGLVASRRRGPRGSRRWTRAELRAGVPLGLTQAAVLVVETYGVAHTTAANAGLIISLTIVLTPLLDRGGRRGALPLSFFAATGVCVLAVALLMSGNGFHAPRLGDLLMLGAALVRAVHVALVGRFTAGRAIRPLHLTTVQTLVGTALFLPMAAQDLPTLVRADPAIWAQLVHLALFCSVFAFLAQTWAVQRTSASRASLLLGTEPVWAVAVGVALGGEHLTALTGLGAALMVAGTYWGQAVERAHRSTPELRLPSARTSGHSPGTHLDKDSACPSTPTTTSPTTTLTST, translated from the coding sequence GTGTCCGACGTCCGCCGTACCGATGCGGTACTCCTCCTTGTCGCGATCGTCTGGGGCTCCAGCTATCTGTCCGCCCAGACGGCCACCGCCGCGCTCCCCGTCCTGCTCGTGCTGTTCGCCCGCTACGCCCTGTCCGCCGTCGCCTGTCTCGGCCTGGTCGCCTCCCGGCGGCGCGGGCCGCGCGGTTCGCGCCGGTGGACGCGCGCCGAGCTGCGGGCCGGGGTGCCCCTGGGCCTGACGCAGGCCGCGGTCCTGGTCGTGGAGACGTACGGCGTCGCGCACACCACCGCCGCCAACGCCGGCCTCATCATCAGCCTGACCATCGTCCTCACCCCGCTCCTCGACCGCGGCGGCCGCCGCGGCGCACTGCCTCTGTCGTTCTTCGCCGCGACCGGTGTCTGCGTCCTGGCCGTGGCGCTGCTCATGTCCGGCAACGGCTTCCACGCGCCCCGTCTCGGCGATCTGCTGATGCTCGGTGCCGCGCTGGTCCGGGCCGTGCATGTCGCGCTGGTCGGCCGCTTCACCGCCGGGCGGGCGATCCGCCCGCTGCATCTGACGACCGTGCAGACCCTCGTGGGCACGGCCCTGTTCCTGCCGATGGCGGCCCAGGACCTGCCCACCCTGGTCCGCGCGGACCCCGCGATCTGGGCCCAGCTCGTCCATCTCGCCCTGTTCTGCAGCGTGTTCGCCTTCCTCGCGCAGACCTGGGCCGTACAGCGCACCTCGGCCAGCCGGGCCAGCCTGCTGCTGGGCACCGAGCCGGTGTGGGCGGTCGCGGTGGGCGTGGCCCTCGGCGGCGAGCACCTCACCGCGCTCACCGGCCTCGGGGCGGCCCTGATGGTCGCCGGCACCTACTGGGGGCAGGCGGTCGAGCGTGCGCACCGAAGCACACCGGAACTCCGGCTCCCCTCGGCCCGGACCTCGGGCCACTCCCCCGGAACGCACCTCGACAAGGACTCCGCATGCCCGAGCACACCCACCACGACCTCCCCCACCACGACACTTACGAGCACCTGA
- a CDS encoding YbaK/EbsC family protein → MPEHTHHDLPHHDTYEHLISLLDSSHIDYRLLDHEPEGATEAVCALRGHPASEAAKCIVLRVKVDRRTTRHVLAVVPGDRRVDLDAVRALFDARYVGFSDPETAERLARAVPGTVLPFSFDPGLEVVADPDVVAQPKLYFNAARLDRSLCISGADYERLAEPRVERVAAAASAAV, encoded by the coding sequence ATGCCCGAGCACACCCACCACGACCTCCCCCACCACGACACTTACGAGCACCTGATCTCCCTGCTCGACTCCTCCCACATCGACTACCGCCTCCTCGACCACGAACCCGAGGGCGCCACCGAGGCCGTCTGCGCCCTGCGCGGCCACCCGGCCTCCGAGGCCGCGAAGTGCATCGTGCTGCGGGTCAAGGTGGACCGCCGCACCACCCGTCACGTCCTGGCGGTCGTCCCGGGGGACCGTCGGGTGGACCTGGACGCCGTCCGGGCGCTGTTCGACGCGCGCTACGTCGGCTTCAGCGACCCGGAGACCGCCGAGCGGCTGGCCCGTGCCGTGCCCGGCACCGTCCTGCCGTTCAGCTTCGACCCCGGCCTCGAAGTCGTCGCCGACCCGGACGTCGTCGCCCAGCCGAAGCTGTACTTCAACGCTGCCCGGCTCGACCGCTCGCTCTGCATCTCGGGCGCCGACTACGAGCGGCTCGCCGAGCCGCGCGTCGAGCGCGTCGCGGCGGCGGCCTCGGCAGCGGTGTGA
- a CDS encoding 3'-5' exonuclease yields the protein MGWHRELLIGFDLETTGTDPREARIVTGAVIEVRDGQPIGHKEWLADPGVEIPADAVAVHGISNERAAAEGRPADQVADAIADVLATYWKTGVPVVAYNAAFDLSLLSAELRRYGLPSLRDRLGGIDPAPVIDPYTIDRWADRYRRGKRNLEAVCREYGIALDSAHDASADALAAARLAGAIADRHPKIAALGPAELHRRQIEWYAQWAADFQSFLRRKGDATAVVDGTWPLREPAGETV from the coding sequence ATGGGCTGGCACCGTGAGCTGCTGATCGGCTTCGACCTGGAGACGACCGGTACGGATCCGCGCGAGGCGCGCATCGTCACCGGGGCCGTGATCGAGGTCAGGGACGGGCAGCCCATAGGGCACAAGGAGTGGCTGGCGGATCCGGGCGTGGAGATCCCGGCCGACGCGGTCGCGGTCCACGGCATCAGCAATGAGCGCGCGGCCGCCGAGGGCCGCCCGGCCGACCAGGTGGCGGACGCCATCGCGGACGTACTGGCCACCTACTGGAAGACGGGTGTGCCGGTCGTCGCCTACAACGCGGCCTTCGACCTGAGCCTGCTCTCCGCCGAACTGCGGCGGTACGGACTGCCGTCCCTGCGCGACCGCCTGGGCGGCATCGACCCCGCCCCCGTCATCGACCCGTACACCATCGACCGCTGGGCCGACCGCTACCGCCGCGGCAAGCGCAACCTCGAAGCGGTCTGCCGGGAGTACGGCATCGCCCTGGACTCCGCCCACGACGCCTCCGCCGACGCCCTCGCCGCGGCCCGACTGGCCGGCGCGATAGCCGACCGCCACCCCAAGATCGCGGCGCTCGGCCCGGCGGAGCTGCACCGCCGCCAGATCGAGTGGTACGCGCAGTGGGCGGCGGACTTCCAGAGCTTCCTGCGTCGCAAGGGCGACGCGACGGCGGTGGTCGACGGGACGTGGCCGCTGCGGGAGCCGGCGGGCGAGACGGTCTGA
- a CDS encoding SAV2148 family HEPN domain-containing protein yields MLGGAEGGARVGSGGLELPPGDEGHEGNSTDVPPGTVSLARPMETSSIGPELDWGTDAWREVRTRARRAGRAYIWLNLVEQRLRAVVAAVLRPIYEPVHGDDWVVAAAGPAGQEWVQRAVAVREVSRRKGYLLDPADDNVLSFLTLPQLRELMVQHWPCFEPYVDDRRDVELALDELEVTRNVVSRNRALSEAVLNQAERASARLLEILGSSGDVPSARRLPIDAVEDLVGDRYADVVAVHPDRVRLLRRFPAEDIFGGARRVDAIGIGLNLLVQNFSGRRLVRLAESGCRVRLLFLNPASSAVKRRERELGLKRGELSRAVEMNILHMRRVRSRLRDPGAFEIQVFDETPRFTAYLVDGDGSDGIAVVQSYLRRTRGLEAPVLVLRNGSRVVKSDEIDESGLFPTYREEFELMWADSRPVS; encoded by the coding sequence GTGCTCGGGGGAGCGGAAGGCGGTGCGCGGGTGGGCTCGGGAGGGCTGGAGCTGCCCCCTGGTGACGAGGGTCACGAGGGGAACTCCACAGACGTCCCACCCGGCACGGTGTCCCTGGCCCGGCCGATGGAGACCAGCTCCATCGGCCCGGAGCTGGACTGGGGCACCGACGCCTGGCGCGAGGTGCGTACGCGCGCCCGGCGGGCTGGCCGGGCCTACATCTGGCTGAACCTCGTCGAACAGCGGCTGCGCGCGGTCGTGGCCGCTGTTCTGCGCCCCATCTACGAACCCGTCCACGGCGACGACTGGGTGGTCGCGGCCGCCGGTCCGGCCGGCCAGGAGTGGGTGCAGCGCGCGGTGGCCGTACGGGAGGTCAGCCGCCGCAAGGGCTACTTGCTGGACCCGGCCGACGACAACGTCCTCAGCTTCCTGACGCTGCCGCAGCTGCGCGAGCTGATGGTGCAGCACTGGCCGTGCTTCGAGCCCTACGTCGACGACCGCCGGGACGTGGAACTCGCCCTGGACGAGCTGGAGGTGACCCGGAACGTCGTCTCGCGCAACCGGGCCCTGTCCGAGGCGGTCCTCAACCAGGCCGAGCGGGCCTCCGCGCGACTGTTGGAGATCCTCGGCTCGAGCGGCGACGTGCCGTCGGCGCGCCGGCTGCCCATCGACGCGGTCGAGGACCTGGTCGGCGACCGCTACGCCGACGTGGTCGCGGTGCACCCCGACCGGGTGCGGCTGCTGCGCCGGTTCCCGGCCGAGGACATCTTCGGCGGCGCCCGCCGGGTCGACGCCATCGGCATCGGCCTCAACCTGCTTGTGCAGAACTTCTCCGGGCGCCGTCTGGTGCGCCTCGCCGAGTCCGGGTGCCGGGTGCGGCTGCTGTTCCTGAACCCGGCCTCCAGCGCGGTCAAGCGGCGCGAGCGCGAACTGGGCCTCAAACGGGGCGAGCTGAGCCGCGCCGTCGAGATGAACATCCTGCACATGCGCCGGGTGCGCTCCCGGCTGCGCGACCCGGGCGCCTTCGAGATCCAGGTCTTCGACGAGACGCCCCGCTTCACGGCGTACCTCGTGGACGGCGACGGCTCCGACGGCATCGCGGTCGTACAGAGCTATCTGCGGCGGACGCGCGGGCTGGAGGCGCCGGTGCTGGTGCTGCGCAACGGCAGCAGGGTGGTCAAGTCGGACGAGATCGACGAGAGCGGGCTCTTCCCCACGTACCGCGAGGAGTTCGAACTGATGTGGGCGGATTCGCGGCCAGTGTCCTGA
- a CDS encoding copper amine oxidase, with translation MRVNRMSRARKGAAVGLSVAALAAGATTGAGPASAQPKAAPAPAAECSAAYRIEHKLTGGTTWRMCWRYDSKAGLVLEDISYQPKGEPKPIKVLNSARLGQIHVPYDDGSVEYDDLTGFGFAQGLMNLAPGECPGGTIKTVKVPEAWDPQNENVKGLCTTTRARGHAYRMQGDTANKVYQAQSKDLLVYTVNQVGWYEYMTEWRFQDDGTVTMNVGATGSLSFDDYDAGDGRGWPIGKGNRAKATSHSHNVFWRLDFALDGSTKNRIEQYDSTVTAPGAGDPAAKIKTTRTKVTKELAGDAKAYRWWRVVSATGKNKDGHRRSYEIVPGVGTKYPGRSYTKHDMYFTQYKKCEKFATHNPGCGNGHPKSVDKWVGGQNLTHPIAWMNVGFHHIARDEDQQPMPVHWQGFSIVPRDVTAMNPLTPSELAWQNGHWRPRG, from the coding sequence ATGCGCGTCAACAGAATGAGCCGCGCCCGCAAGGGCGCCGCCGTCGGTCTGTCCGTGGCCGCGCTGGCCGCCGGCGCGACGACCGGAGCGGGCCCCGCCTCCGCCCAGCCGAAGGCCGCCCCGGCGCCGGCCGCCGAGTGCAGCGCGGCCTACCGCATCGAGCACAAGCTCACCGGCGGCACGACCTGGCGGATGTGCTGGCGCTACGACAGCAAGGCCGGGCTGGTCCTGGAGGACATCTCCTACCAGCCCAAGGGCGAGCCCAAGCCGATCAAGGTCCTCAACAGCGCGAGGCTCGGCCAGATCCACGTCCCGTACGACGACGGAAGCGTCGAGTACGACGACCTGACGGGCTTCGGCTTCGCCCAGGGCCTGATGAACCTCGCCCCCGGCGAGTGCCCCGGCGGCACCATCAAGACCGTCAAGGTCCCGGAGGCCTGGGACCCGCAGAACGAGAACGTCAAGGGCCTGTGCACCACCACGCGCGCGCGTGGGCACGCCTACCGCATGCAGGGCGACACGGCCAACAAGGTCTACCAGGCGCAGAGCAAGGACCTGCTCGTCTACACGGTCAACCAGGTCGGCTGGTACGAGTACATGACCGAGTGGCGCTTCCAGGACGACGGCACGGTCACCATGAACGTCGGCGCCACCGGAAGCCTGTCGTTCGACGACTACGACGCCGGCGACGGCCGCGGCTGGCCCATCGGCAAGGGCAACCGGGCCAAGGCCACCAGCCACAGCCACAACGTCTTCTGGCGCCTCGACTTCGCCCTGGACGGCTCCACCAAGAACCGGATCGAGCAGTACGACTCCACCGTGACCGCGCCCGGTGCCGGCGACCCGGCCGCGAAGATCAAGACCACCCGCACCAAGGTCACCAAGGAACTCGCCGGCGACGCCAAGGCCTACCGCTGGTGGCGTGTGGTCAGCGCGACCGGAAAGAACAAGGACGGCCACCGGCGCTCGTACGAGATCGTGCCCGGCGTCGGCACCAAGTACCCGGGCCGCAGCTACACCAAGCACGACATGTACTTCACCCAGTACAAGAAGTGCGAGAAGTTCGCCACGCACAACCCCGGTTGCGGCAACGGCCACCCCAAGAGCGTCGACAAGTGGGTCGGTGGCCAGAACCTCACCCACCCGATCGCCTGGATGAACGTGGGCTTCCACCACATCGCCCGGGACGAGGACCAGCAGCCCATGCCGGTCCACTGGCAGGGGTTCTCCATCGTCCCGCGGGACGTGACGGCTATGAATCCGCTCACTCCGAGCGAGCTCGCCTGGCAGAACGGCCACTGGCGGCCTCGCGGTTGA
- a CDS encoding Tat pathway signal sequence domain protein, translating into MRKIVHRHLGKVVAGAAIAVAGTAVMVGITLPGTAGADDTGGNAGNPSAQQAAQGQEAGAAVPPGVVEQAPTEGDKGAGDDPLTDDEMDRAAQLAANPQLRNAGEDVDGDRGPQRIGVDLAEPEADEAARAGAARRAEVTFYDYKADALITRTVNLDTGKVEQTTTEHGVQPPLSRAEYAEAAELLIADPLGAGMKADFKDATDKELTSPDQLLLNGAVYRATPGAQPAVLDKCGEHRCVRLFPKVKNGPWIDARSFVVDLSARKVAKLDLR; encoded by the coding sequence GTGCGCAAGATAGTGCACCGCCATCTGGGCAAGGTGGTGGCAGGTGCGGCCATCGCGGTGGCCGGAACAGCCGTCATGGTCGGGATCACCCTGCCGGGGACGGCGGGGGCCGACGACACGGGAGGGAATGCCGGTAATCCGTCCGCCCAGCAGGCGGCCCAGGGGCAGGAAGCCGGGGCCGCGGTGCCGCCGGGCGTCGTCGAACAGGCCCCGACCGAGGGCGACAAGGGCGCGGGCGACGACCCGCTGACCGACGACGAGATGGACCGGGCCGCCCAGCTTGCGGCGAACCCGCAGTTGCGCAACGCCGGCGAGGACGTGGACGGCGACCGCGGCCCGCAGCGCATCGGCGTCGACCTCGCCGAGCCGGAGGCCGACGAGGCGGCCAGGGCGGGCGCGGCGCGCCGGGCCGAGGTGACGTTCTACGACTACAAGGCCGACGCGCTGATCACCCGGACCGTCAACCTCGACACCGGGAAGGTCGAGCAGACCACCACCGAGCACGGCGTCCAGCCGCCGCTGAGCCGCGCCGAGTACGCCGAGGCGGCCGAGCTCCTGATCGCCGACCCGCTGGGCGCGGGCATGAAGGCGGACTTCAAGGACGCCACGGACAAGGAGCTGACCTCTCCGGACCAACTCCTGCTCAACGGCGCCGTGTACCGGGCCACTCCGGGCGCCCAGCCCGCCGTACTCGACAAGTGCGGCGAACACCGGTGCGTACGGCTGTTCCCGAAGGTCAAGAACGGACCCTGGATCGACGCCCGGTCCTTCGTGGTCGACCTGAGCGCCCGCAAGGTCGCCAAGCTCGACCTGCGCTGA